From Ignavibacterium sp.:
GAGTATAACCAATTCCAATTGAAACAACTCCGCGAAGTTCACCGACAATTCCGGAAGCAGCATAATAAAATGCCGAGTAAGGATGCGGAATATGTGGCGATGTTAAAACCCACGGCAAACCGGTTTCTTCAAAATACATACTTCTGTTCCAACCTTCCATTTTAACAACTGATAATTTGCACTTAGCTTTATTGTTCAACAAACCTTCTTCATTCAATAGCATAGCTAACTCACCAACTGTTAAACCGTGTATGTATGGAATTGAAAACTGACTGACAAAAGAATAGAAACCATCCTCAACTAAGTTTCCTTCAACTCTGTTTCCACCAAGAGGATTTGGTCTGTCGAGTATAACAACTTCTTTATCATTCTCGGCTGCTGCTTCCATTACCAATCCCATAGTGCTTATGTAAGTATAAGAACGGCTACCAATATCCTGAATATCAAATACCAAGACATCAACATCTTTTAACATTTCAGTTGTTGGTTTTCTTGTCTTTCCATACAGAGAGTAGACAGGAAGTTTTGTTGTTTCATCAATATAAAAATCAACATATTCACCGGCAGAATAATTTCCTCTGACTCCGTGTTCAGGTCCGTAAAGAGCGACGAGATTTACTTCCGGAGCTTCAAATAAAATATCAATTGTTGATTTTAGTTTGCTATCCACACCGGTTGGATTTGTAACTAATCCAACTCTTTTGCCTTTCAGAATATCAAAATTTTTTTCACGCAAGACTTCAATTCCGGTTTTCACTTTTGCTTTAGTTTTCACAATCATTTTCTTTTCATGAACCATTCTTACAATAGTTCCATCTTCAATGTACTTATAAAGATCTTTTCCGGGACAGACAGTTTGATTTGTATAATCTTTATGTCCGCGAATATTCTTATCAGCTACATTGTATTTATCTTTAAGAAAAGAAATAAGATTTACCAAAGCATTAAGCTGACTTTGATTAATTTTTTGTTCCTCATAATTACCAACAACACAAATCAATGCGTGTCCTGTTACATCATAATCTGTATTTGTATCACCCGGATAATTAATTGGTCGTGTTTCATAAATATTTCCTTTGAGGTCAATCATAAAATGATAAGGAATATCAATCCATTTCTTTTCTCTTCTGCTCCAGCTCTGAAGATTTCTTAAGTACTGAATCATATCTTTATCTTCAGCGAAAAATTCTCCACCGTGATGTATTGTTATTTTATCAATTTTATGTTGAGACAAAGTTTGTGTAAGTGGTTGCCAACCCCAGTCTGAGCGCGATATAACTTTCAGGTCAGAGGGATAATGTAAATCGGAAATAATAATCATCTCAGAGGTTGTAGCGCACTGAGAGAATAAAAATACAATTAAAAGAATAGCGGGAATTTGTATAAGTTTCGTCATAGTAACTTTAAATTAAAATTGGTGTGTATTTAGTATTGATTATTTCGCCTTCCTGTAGTCCAATGCAGGAGGTATGTGTTTTATTTCTTTCGTCGGATGAATCAAATGTAACTCCGTCTTTTATATAAATAACAGTCATTGCTTCACGCATCTGATTTGTTTTGTTTTGACCTGCGCCGTGAAAAGTTAAACCAGAGTGAAATGTTGCATCTCCAGCATTTAGTGGAACAAAAACTTTTTCTTCGTTTTTAAGAAATTCAGGCTGATGAGGATTCTTGAAAATATCCACATACTCTCTAAGGTTCGGATCATTTGTTTTGGGATAAAAGTAAAGACAACCTTTTTCAACCGGAACATCAACAAGTGCGAGCCACATTGTTGAAGTAAATTGTGGTTCGTGAATAGGCCAGTAACTACAGTCCTGATGAGCATCGGTAATTCTGCCACCGGGTTCTTTGAATAATGCCTGATCGTGCCAGAGTCTGATATGTTCTGCCTGCATTAAGTCTCGAACAATTCCTGCAAATCTTTTTGCGAACACAATTTCTTTTACAGCAGGAAAATCCAAACACAAATATCCACATTGAAGGAATGATTGTTCATACTGTGATTTTTGTTTCAAATCTCTTTCATCTTTTCCTTTTCTTATAAAAACAGCAGCTTCAATAATTCTTCTCAGTTCAGTCAGATAATTTTCTTCAACAACATTTTCAATTTTTACATAACCATTGTTGTGGTAGAAATTAATTTGCTCTTTGGACAACTCTTTTGGTGTGTTAAGAAATTGTTTTAATGAATCTGATATTTCAGAATTAAGAATTTCGAAAGCTGATGATTCAGTTAATCCTTCAATTCTAACCATTGATTATTACCTGTTTATAAAAGAAAATAATTGCACAACTAATCTAAATGCATAAAAAACTTTCTTCAAATGAATTTTTACTAAGGAAGAATTAATGTGAAATATTCTATTAAAAAATTTTTTAATAACTAAAATCTTCTTTTGTATTTTTATAAAAGATAATTCGGAAAATATTATTTGGTTAAATCATCACAGAATTTTTAATAACTTCACACGGGAATCTATGGAACATCACGGTTTCCTTTCAATACTTCCACCTGTTTTAGCAATTGCACTTGCAATTAAAACTCGTCAGGTTTTTGTTTCACTTTTATTTGGAATTTGGCTGGGCTGGATAATTCTCAGCGATGGAAATTTTGTAAATGGCACAACTGCAACAGTTCAGGCACTTGTTGATGTCTTTAAAGATGCAGGAAATACAAGAACCATTATGTTCAGCAGTTTAGTTGGTGCACTGATAGCTTTTATTCAAAGGTCTGGTGGAGTATCTGGATTTGTTAAATTGATTAATAATTTTCTCGATAAACTTGAACAGAAGAAAATCGGAAACAGAAGAAAAACAGTCCAACTTATAGCGTGGGCAACAGGAGCTGCAATTTTTGTGGAATCAAGTATTAATGCTTTGACAGTTGGCACAGTGTTCAGACCAATATTTGATAAACTAAAAATACCAAGAGAAAAACTTGCCTACATTGCTGATTCAATTTCAGCACCTACTTGTATTTTAATTCCGCTGAATGCGTGGGGAGCTTATATAATGGGTTTGATTGCTGCTCAAAGTTTTGCAAATCCTCTTGAAGTTTTGGTCAAAGCTTTTCCTCTAAACTTTTATCCAATGCTTGCAATGGCGATGGTTTTATTCGTAATAATAAGTCAAAAAGATTTTGGTCCGATGAAGAAAGCAGAGAAGCGAGCAAGAGAAGAAGGTAAAGTATTGAGAGATGGAGCAATTCCATTAATTTCCGCTGATGTTGTCTCACTCGAGAAAAAAGATAATGTAAAAGAAAAAGCAATCAATATGATTCTTCCTATTTCTGTGATGGTTGGAATGATGCCTTTGATGTTGCTTTACACCGGTTGGAGTCAGGTTGAAAACATCTCATCATACAAATGGTATGAACAAATATTCTTTGCATTGGGAAAAGGTTCGGGCTCAACAGCTGTTTTATATTCTGTATTAACCGCAATTATCGTTAGCAGTGTTTTATACATCTCTCAGAAAATTTTTACTTTTTCTGAAACAATTGATCTTATATTCAAAGGAATAAGTGGTTTGATACCTTTAGCTTTGCTAATGATGTTAGCTTTTGCGATAGGAACAGTTTGTCGGGAACTCGGAACAGGTATTTACACCGCAGAACTTTCCAAACAATGGTTATCTCCGAATTTTGTTCCCGTAATTGTTTTCATTGTTGCTTGCTTTATTGCTTTTTCGACGGGAACTTCATGGGGAACTTTTGCAATTATGATTGCAATCGGAGTTCCAATGGCACAAGCGCTGGATGCAAATCTTTATCTTACAATTGCAGCAGCACTTGGAGGCGGAGTTTTCGGAGATCATTGTTCACCAATTTCTGATACTACAATTATTTCATCTATGGCTTCTGCAAGTGATCATATAGATCATGTAAAAACTCAATTGCCTTATGCGTTAACTGCGGGTGCGATTACAGCATTGTTATATTTGATTTTAGGAATAATTATTCATTAAACTGTTTATTATTCTTTCATTAATTCATAATGCTTTCTAAAATTTCTATTTTGCATTCGTCTTTTAAAAATATTTTCAGGAAAATTCTGTGAAGTACCTAATCGGAATTGATGGAGGCGGAACAAAAAGTAAATGTGTGATCACAGACTTTGAACTTAAACCACTTTATGAAGTTACAGGTGGTCCGTCCAACTTTTTAATGCTGGGAACAGATAAAGTTGCTGAAACAATTCTAAGTCTTGTCATTCAATGTGCAAATCATTTAAACCTCCGGTATGAAGATATTGCCGCAATTGTTTTGGGTACAACGGGCGGAGGCAGAAGAAATGATGCCGAAGAACTTGAGACAGCAATAACTCATCTTGCAGCTCATAAAAGAATCCCGTTAAAAAATTTTCGGGTTGAAAGTGATGCAAGAATTGCACTTGAAGGTGCGTTTAGCGGAAAACCCGGAAGTATTTTAATTGCAGGAACCGGCTCAATAATGTTCGGTAAAGACAAAGCAGGAAATATCCATCGTGTTGGAGGTTTTGGTAGATTTATTGGTGACGAAGGAAGTGGGTTCAGACTTGGTCAGAAAGGATTATCTCTTGTTGCAAAAGAATTTGACGGAAGAGGAAACAAAACTTTTATTTCAGAATTGTTAAAAGAAAAATTTAAGATTGACTCACCGGAAAGTCTTATAACTGAAATCTACCGGAACAATTTTGATATCGCTTCCGTTGCACCGTTAGTGATTGAAGCTGCACAAAGAGGAGACAATCCGGCTCAAACAATTATTGAATCAGAAGCTGATGAACTCATTCTTCATATTGATTCTATGCGAAAAAAACTTAAAGAGAAAAAATTATTTTTAGCATTGGTAGGAAGTTTAATCACAACTGAAAATTATTACTCTTTTCGTTTCAAAGAAAAAGTAGTGCAAAAGTTTGATGATGTTATAATCAAGGATGCTGAAAATCCACCTGAGATAGGTGCTGCAATAATGGCAAAACAGATTTCGTAATCAAATCAAAAAATTTTTCATCCTCGTTAAAAAGGAGACTGAATGTCAAATCAAAAAACTGAATATAGAAATCCTTGGTATTGGGTTCCAAGTTTATATTTTGCTCAAGGCATTCCTTATGTAATGGTGATGTCAGTTTCTGTTATGATGTATAAAAGATTAGGAGTTTCGAATACCGACATCGCATTTTTTACCAGCTTACTTTACTTTCCATGGTTTTTGAAGTTTGCGTGGGGACCTTTTGTCGATATGTTCAAAACAAAAAGGTTCTGGACAGTTACGATGCAGTTTTTTGTTGCAGCTGCTCTGTTTGGAATAGCACTAAGTTTACCAACTTCATATTTCTGGCATCTGACTTTATTTGTCTTCGCATTGATGGCATTCAGTTCTGCTACTCATGATATTGCTGCAGATGGATTTTATATGCTCAGTCTTCCTCAAAAAGATCAGGCAGCGTTTGTTGGTGTTAGAAGTACTTTCTATCGTGTAGCAACAATCGTTGGTTCAGGTTTGCTTGTGATAATTGCAGGCGAATTGGAAGGAAAGCTCGGAATCAAAGGTGCCTGGTCTGTTGTTTTTATTGTGATGGGAATACTCTTTTTAATTCTGTTTCTTTACCACAAATTTATTTTACCATATCCACTTGAGGATAAAGGAACATTAGCTGATAAAAAATTATCTGCCAAACAGATTTTACTTCTGATTGGTGGATTTCTTTTGGTTGCAGTTTCATTTTTTATTCTTTATGAAATTCTGAACTTCTTCCTTTCTTTAATGAATATTTCATCAATGGGAAAAACTATTACGAGTACTATTCTTCTCGTGATACTTGCAGTGGTTTTATTCAGAACAATTGTTGCTGCACAAGTTGATAAGTTTGAAAACTCAGGAAATAAAAATGATGCTTTTACTCCTTTTATCGAGTTCCTGAAAGCATTCGTAGTCTTTATGCGTAAGAAAGATATATGGATAATACTTGCATTTCTTCTTTTCTTCAGATTTGCAGAAGCCCAACTTGTTAAACTTGTTCAACCGTTTTTATTAGATCCTCGCGATAAAGGTGGACTTGGATTAACTACTTCCGAAGTCGGTATTGTCTATGGAACAATCGGTGTTTTGGCTTTAACAGCTGGTGGTTTGCTTGGCGGTTATGTTATTTCAAAAAAGGGATTGAAGTGGTGGTTATGGCCAATGGTTCTTATTATGCATTTACCAGATTTGGTTTTTGTTTATTTATCACAAACACAGCCGACGAATCTTTTTATAATCAGTGCAGCAGTAGCATTTGAACAATTTGGTTACGGATTTGGCTTCACTGCATATATGATGTATATGATTATGATTTCACAGGGAGAGCATAAAACAGCACACTATGCAATTTGCACTGGTATTATGGCGCTTGGAATGATGATTCCCGGTATGTTCAGTGGTGCTTTACAGGAAGCCATTGGATACTCTAATTTCTTTTTGTGGGTTGTGGCTTCAACTATTCCGGGTTTCATCGTTACAGCTTTAGTAAAAATTGATCCGGAGTTTGGAATTAAAGCAGATAAAAAATAATTCTCAAATCTAATCAGGAGAGTAAAATGAGAAATATCATATCAAAAGTTTTTTTATTAACATTCATTTCAACGGTTATGCTTGCACAAACTATTTCGAACAATCCTTTTTTTGAAGAGTGGAAAACTCCTTTTCAAACTCCACCATTCAGTAAAATAAAGAATGAACATTTTCTTCCCGTACTTGAAGAAGGAATTAAACAACAAAGAGCAGAGTTGGAACAAATTATCAATAATCCCGAAGCTCCAACTTTTCAAAACACAATTGCTGCTCTTGAAAAAAGCGGAAAGTTGTTAACAAAAGTTTCAAGAGTGTTTTTTAATCTCACAAGTGCAAATACCAATGATGAACTTCAGAAAGTAGCCGAAACAATTACTCCGCAATTGACAAAACTGAACAATGATATTTATCTGAATGAAAAACTCTATCAGAGAATAAAAACAATTTACGATCAGAGGGAATCACTTAATTTGAACAAAGAAGAACTACGTTTGCTGGAAAATTATTACACTGATTTTACCCGCGCTGGAATCGGATTAAGTGAAGATAAAAAGAAAAGATTAAGAGAAATAAATGAGCAATTAAGCTCTCTTCAGTTAAAGTTCGGTGATAATCTGAGAAAGGAAACTAATGCATTGGGACTCGTAGTTGATAAAGAAGAAGATTTAACAGGATTGCCTGATGCAGTAATAAAAGCAGCCGCAGAACTTGCAGAAGCTAATGGTTTGAAAGGGAAGTGGGCTTTTAATCTTCAGAGACCAAGCTGGACGCCGTTCCTTCAATATTCACAAAAAAGAGAATTGAGAGAGAAATTATACAAAGCATACATCAACAGAGGTAATAACAATAACGAATTTGACAATAAAGAAATCATAAAGAAAATCGTTGCATTGAGAATTGAAAAAGCAAAGCTACTCGGGTATGAAACCTATGCTCACTTCAAACTTGAAAAGAATATGGCAAAAACTCCTGAAAATGTTTTAAAGTTTTTAAATGAGCTTTGGCTTCCTTCAATCAATCAGGCAAAAGTTGAAGCTGCTGAAATGCAAAAATTAATTAATGACGAGGGTGGAAAATTCAAATTAGCCGCCTGGGACTGGTGGTACTATGCTGAAAAAGTTAAGAAAGCAAAATACGCTCTTGATGAAGAAATGCTCAGACCTTATTTCAAAATGGAAAATGTTCGTAAAGGTGCTTTTGATGTTGCAAGTAAGTTATATGGAATTAAATTCATTAAAAGGAATGACATTGAAGTTTATGACAACGATGTAGAAGTTTATGAAGTTCAGGAAGCAGATGGCTCTTTAGTCGGAATTCTTTATACAGATTACTATCCAAGAAACGGAAAACGTGCCGGAGCGTGGATGAGTTACTACCGCGGACAATCAAATATGGATGGTGAAATGATTTATCCGCTTGTTGTTAATGTCGGTAACTTCACAAAGCCAACTTCCGATAAACCAGCTCTGCTTAGCTTTGATGATGTTAATACTTTATTTCATGAATTCGGTCATGCTTTGAATGGTTTATTTGCTCGATCAACTTATCCCGGTTCAAAACGATCTCCGGTTGACTTCGTTGAACTTCCGTCTCAGATAATGGAAAATTGGGCATCACATCCGGATGTACTTAAAATGTACGCAAGACATTATCAGACAAATGAACCAATTCCTGATGAGTTGATACAAAAAATTCAGAACTCGCAATACTTCAACAAAGGATTTGAGCAAACCGAATATCTGGCTGCATCTTTTCTTGATATGGATTGGCATACACTAAATCAACCAACTGAAACAGATGTAAATAAATTTGAAGAAGAAAGTTTAAACAGAATTGGTTTGATTCCTGAAATCGCTTCAAGATATCAAAGCACCAACTTCAACCATATTTTTGGTGGAGATGGATACTCAGCAGGATATTATGGTTATAGCTGGGCAGCTGTTCTTGATGCTGATGCATTCGAAGCATTTCTTGAAACAGATTTATTTAATCAGGAAGTTGCTGAATCATTCAGAAAAAATATTCTTGAGAAAAGCGGAAGCGATGATCCAATGGAATTGTATAAAAAATTCAGAGGCAGAGAACCAAAGGTTGATGCATTACTTAAGAGATTGGGATTTAAGAAGTAAAATCATATTTAGAAAGTGGAGACGAGCCATTGGCTCGTCTCATAAAATATAGTAAAGATCAGAAGATTAAGTTCATAACTTATCTAAAACAGAGACGACTCATTGAGTCGTCTTCACATTATAAAACTCATTATCCATTATCCTTTCAATTCCATTTTTACCAACTGAAGATAAAATTCTCTTTGCTCTTATGAATGCATTATCGCGATACTCACTGTAATATGGTTTTGTTTTATTAAAACTATTAATTCTTACTCTACCTGATGCGTGAATGAAATCGCCGTCACCAATATAAATTGCAACATGAGTAATTCTTTCTTTCTTCTCGCCATTCGCTTTAGAACCAAAGAAAAGTAAATCACCGGCTTGCAGATTTTCCCAACCATTGGTTGTTTCAACTAATTCACCGGTATTAACTTGTTGTGAAGCATCTCTTAGTAAAATAATTCCGTTCAGAAAATAAACTGTCTTAGTGAATCCGCTACAATCCATTCCTTTAGCTGAGGTTCCGCCCCACAAATATGGAACTCCCATAAATCTGTATGCAGTGCTTAGTATATCTTCGCCGGTTGGATTTAGCTTTTTATACCATTCATCAAATCTTTCCGATTCTGATTTAAGAACATAAGCAATTCGTTTATCCGGAAATTCAACCTGATAAAAATCATTTTCTTCGGACAATAACTTGAGAAGATTTCCTGCAACTAAATCAGAGATATGTTGTGATTTTATATCTGCAGTTTCATAAGCCCACCCGAATTCATTTGTATAAATTATCTTTTCTGATTTTTTCCATTCGTTCCATTCATTTTCATTCATCATCTGAAACCCATCATCATCAAGCCAGGATATGTAACCATCTGGAGTCTGAACAAGATAATAACCCCATTGTCCTTTCTTCAAAATTTGAATTGGTGTGCCAAGCAAAGATTGAGTGGAAAGTTCTGCCGGATGATCAGGATTTGTTCTGATGTTTGAAACAGAAAGATTTACAACTCCGTAAATTTTATCGCCCAATTGCTTTGATGGAAGTAATTCAATTTTATCTTCATACTTTATCGCTTCCGCATCAAGTGTTTTGATAAGAAAATTCTTTGCCTCAGGAAGATTGGTTTCACCTTTTATAATTATTTTCTTCTCGGGCTGCTCAACTTCAATATTGAATACAGCTACTCTTTTGTCAGGTGCGAATTTTTCTTTTACATCTTTTATAATCGATTTTACTTTTTCCATATCAGGATTCACCTGTGATAAAATATTATTTGAAAGAATTGATAAAACAAAAACTATTGTTAAAAATTTTTTCATAAAAAATTCCTCTGACTTTATTTTGGTTCAATGTAATCAACTTCCATATGATAATCCCATTTGTCAAAATATAAATTTCCACCACGCCATTCTAATTCACCTCTCTGAAAATCAACGGTTTCACTTCTCGGGAAAATTTTTGCCGGGAACAATGGAGTTGAGTATTCGTCATTTATTATCAAGTGGTAAGGGTCAATGCTTCCGAGGAAAAAATATTTTTCATTATCTTCTTCAGAATCTACCATACCAAATGACTGATCAACGGGAACCCATCCATAACCTTCAAGATAAATTTCGCACCAGTCGTGAAGATTTACTTCACCCGGATGAAGCATCCATCCACTTTGCCATTTAGCAGGAATTCCATTGAATCTGCAAAGAGTCATAAACAAAAGTGTTTTAATTCCGCAATCGCCGTGTTTTCTGTTAATGCAATACTCGGATATATTTTCTATTGTTGAATATTCTCTCGCTTCGGCCCACGGAATATTTATTGAAATCCATGTGAATATTTTCTTAGCAATTAGGTAAGGATTTTTTTCATCACCCACAATTTCTTTTGAGAGATTTTTGATTTTATCAGTGAATACAATATGCGGAGCTTTTTCAGCGGTAAAAGTTTTGTATAAACCAGAATTTTTGTTGTAGGGTTTTACAAAATCAGGATCAATAAAATTTACTTCAGCGTAATTTGTAACTTCAAGTGCGATGTTAAAAACAGTTGTTTGATCTTTTTGTGCGACTTTTTCAAAATAAATTGTTCGTTGCAAGTTATCATTGCTTGCGATTACATACTCATCTGAGTTTATTCCCAGCAATTTAATATTCTTCTGTCTTTCGTGACCTTCTCTTGGAAATGGTAACCAACATCTTATCACTTCACCAGGCGGAACTACATTTGGTTCAACAGTAACCTTATAATTTAATTTGAATGTAACCGGCTTTACAAGTTTTTCCTGAGAATTGGCTGATTCATCAAGAACTTCTGGAATATAGGATTCAAGAAAAACATCAAGAGGGTCTTTCTTAAAACCATCTACCAATTCTTTCTGCTTTTTTGCTTCTTTATTTATCCTGAAAAGATTTGATGCTGCTCTAGCGAAGTACCATTTTTTACCATCAATTACTTTGAACTCAAGTGAGCCATCTTCCTCCCATTTTTGCAAATCCGATTCAGTTGCATTCGGATAATACTTTCTGACATACTTCAATATGTCATCAGCAGTTTTGTTAAAATCTTTTCTGATTCTTTCAAGTCGTTCTTTTTCAAACTGAAGTTGAAATATTTCTTCGTGCAATAAGTTCATTGTTTTAATTTTTTCATCGATAAGTTTAGTTGCTATGGTAAATTCACCTGCTTTAACAAGCTCATTAACATCATCGAATTTTGTTTGTGGAAGAATAAAAGTTGATAACATAATTGTTAGAATGATTGTTTTCATATCAGTTCTATCGGGTTTGAATAAATTATTTTTTGCTCTTTGGTAAAATTAAAGTAATTCCATATAAAATTTCAGGAATATTATACGATATTGAGAACACGGATTTAACTTATCTAACTTATTAAAACGGATAATATTCAATTTCATTTTACTTATTTTTGAGTTGTAATTATTCTTCATTGGAGATAATATGAAACCTTCCGAACGATTAGTCTCTCTTGATGTGTTCAGGGGAATTACAATTATGGGGATGATTTTGGTTAATAATCCGGGAACCTGGAGTGCTGTTTATCCGCAGTTGCTTCACGCGGAATGGCATGGATGTACATTTACTGATTTGATATTTCCGTTTTTCCTTTTCATCGTTGGTGTTGCGATTTCATACTCATTAACCAAGCGCAAAGCTCAGGGCGGAAGTATGAAATCACTTTATCTTAATATTATCAGAAGAACTGTAATTTTGTTTTTGCTTGGAATAATTCTGAACGGATTTCCTTTCGGTTTATTATTCGGTCATCAGTTTTCGTGGGAGACTTTAAGAATTCCCGGAGTGCTGCAGAGAATTGCAATCGTTTATTGTGTGGCAGCATTTTTATTTTTAACCACTTCAACAAAGTTTCAGTATTGGTTTACTGCAGCGATATTAATTCTTTATGCTGCTGTTATGAGTTTTATTCCTGTACCCGGAGTTGGTTATGCTAATTTCGAACCAGGAAAAAATTTATCTGCGTGGATTGATCAGATGATTTTAGGTGCGCATTTGTGGAGTGGAACAAAGTTGTGGGATCCGGAAGGAATTCTTTCAACAATTCCTGCTATCGGTTCTGCTATGCTTGGTATTTTTACCGGCAACTGGTTAAGGAGTGAAAATGATCAGAAAGAAAAAGTAGTTTATCTGTTTATTTGGGCGAATGTTTTAATGATTGCCGGTTGGATCTGGAGTTTCTGGTTTCCGCTGAATAAAAATTTGTGGACAAGCTCCTATGTACTTTGGACTGCCGGACTTGCTTTGCATTTTCTCGGATTTTGCTATTGGTTTATTGATGTGAAAAAAATTACCTGGTGGACAAAACCATTTTTAGTTTATGGTATGAATGCAATTACTGTTTTCTTTCTCTCAGGCATTTTAGGCAGAATTATGTATATGGTAAAATGGACAGCTGAAGATGGAAAAGTTTTTACAATTAAATCATATTTATTTGAAACATTTTTCCTTTCCTGGTTAGAACCAATTAATGCATCACTTGCCTGGGCAATATTTTATATTTTATTCTGGCTTGGCTTGATGTGGATTCTTTACGCAAAGAAAATTTTTATAAAAGTTTGATGAAAGCTGAATAACTGAAATTATTTTTTAATTTTCTGGAAAAGAATTAGTTATTAAGTTGGACAAAAAATTAAGGTGATTTATGAGAAAAGTAATTCAATTTTCTATTTACAAAGGTGATTTATATTATATCGCTGAAGGGTTTAATATTCCTGTTGTAACTCAGGGTAAAACATTAGATGAATTGATAAATAATCTTAAGGAATCGCTTAAGTTGTTTCTTGAAGATGAAGATTTATCCAAATATGATATTCAGACTAATCCCGCTATAATTGCTAATATTGAATTGAACAACCTTATCTATGCCTAAGTTAAAAGTTCTTTCAGGAATAGATTTAATTAAGTTATTTGAGGATTTTGGTTTTTCTGTAATCTCTCAAAAAGGAAGTCATATTAAAATTTTATGATTGCATCAAGGTAAAAGACAAGTTTTAGTTTTTCCTAACCATAAAGAGATTGATAAAGGAACACTAAAAGCAATTTATAGACAAGCAACTAAGTATATTCCGGAAAGTGAACTCAGAGGACAATTTTATTATGAATAGCCTTTTGTTTGATGATCAATATTTAATGAGAGCATTGGTGAATTTATGCTTTCCATCTGGTTTGTGTAATTAGTTAAATAGATTTCACTCTTAGCAGAAAATAATATGAAAAAAATTCTACTGTTCCTTTTATTCACTCAAACTTTCTTTCCTCAAACTGATCTTTATCATAAAATATCACAAATGATAATGGTTGGATTTTCAGGCAAAACATTAAGCGATTCAGTTATTATAAATGATTTGCAAAACAGGGGAGTAGGAAGTGTAATTTTATTTGGTGGGAATATTGAATCACCAACTCAACTTAACCAACTTACAACTCAGCTTCATAATCTTTCTTCAACTCCATTATTTATTGCAATTGATCAG
This genomic window contains:
- a CDS encoding transglutaminase-like domain-containing protein, giving the protein MKTIILTIMLSTFILPQTKFDDVNELVKAGEFTIATKLIDEKIKTMNLLHEEIFQLQFEKERLERIRKDFNKTADDILKYVRKYYPNATESDLQKWEEDGSLEFKVIDGKKWYFARAASNLFRINKEAKKQKELVDGFKKDPLDVFLESYIPEVLDESANSQEKLVKPVTFKLNYKVTVEPNVVPPGEVIRCWLPFPREGHERQKNIKLLGINSDEYVIASNDNLQRTIYFEKVAQKDQTTVFNIALEVTNYAEVNFIDPDFVKPYNKNSGLYKTFTAEKAPHIVFTDKIKNLSKEIVGDEKNPYLIAKKIFTWISINIPWAEAREYSTIENISEYCINRKHGDCGIKTLLFMTLCRFNGIPAKWQSGWMLHPGEVNLHDWCEIYLEGYGWVPVDQSFGMVDSEEDNEKYFFLGSIDPYHLIINDEYSTPLFPAKIFPRSETVDFQRGELEWRGGNLYFDKWDYHMEVDYIEPK
- a CDS encoding C40 family peptidase — encoded protein: MKKFLTIVFVLSILSNNILSQVNPDMEKVKSIIKDVKEKFAPDKRVAVFNIEVEQPEKKIIIKGETNLPEAKNFLIKTLDAEAIKYEDKIELLPSKQLGDKIYGVVNLSVSNIRTNPDHPAELSTQSLLGTPIQILKKGQWGYYLVQTPDGYISWLDDDGFQMMNENEWNEWKKSEKIIYTNEFGWAYETADIKSQHISDLVAGNLLKLLSEENDFYQVEFPDKRIAYVLKSESERFDEWYKKLNPTGEDILSTAYRFMGVPYLWGGTSAKGMDCSGFTKTVYFLNGIILLRDASQQVNTGELVETTNGWENLQAGDLLFFGSKANGEKKERITHVAIYIGDGDFIHASGRVRINSFNKTKPYYSEYRDNAFIRAKRILSSVGKNGIERIMDNEFYNVKTTQ
- a CDS encoding DUF5009 domain-containing protein; this translates as MKPSERLVSLDVFRGITIMGMILVNNPGTWSAVYPQLLHAEWHGCTFTDLIFPFFLFIVGVAISYSLTKRKAQGGSMKSLYLNIIRRTVILFLLGIILNGFPFGLLFGHQFSWETLRIPGVLQRIAIVYCVAAFLFLTTSTKFQYWFTAAILILYAAVMSFIPVPGVGYANFEPGKNLSAWIDQMILGAHLWSGTKLWDPEGILSTIPAIGSAMLGIFTGNWLRSENDQKEKVVYLFIWANVLMIAGWIWSFWFPLNKNLWTSSYVLWTAGLALHFLGFCYWFIDVKKITWWTKPFLVYGMNAITVFFLSGILGRIMYMVKWTAEDGKVFTIKSYLFETFFLSWLEPINASLAWAIFYILFWLGLMWILYAKKIFIKV
- a CDS encoding M3 family metallopeptidase — its product is MRNIISKVFLLTFISTVMLAQTISNNPFFEEWKTPFQTPPFSKIKNEHFLPVLEEGIKQQRAELEQIINNPEAPTFQNTIAALEKSGKLLTKVSRVFFNLTSANTNDELQKVAETITPQLTKLNNDIYLNEKLYQRIKTIYDQRESLNLNKEELRLLENYYTDFTRAGIGLSEDKKKRLREINEQLSSLQLKFGDNLRKETNALGLVVDKEEDLTGLPDAVIKAAAELAEANGLKGKWAFNLQRPSWTPFLQYSQKRELREKLYKAYINRGNNNNEFDNKEIIKKIVALRIEKAKLLGYETYAHFKLEKNMAKTPENVLKFLNELWLPSINQAKVEAAEMQKLINDEGGKFKLAAWDWWYYAEKVKKAKYALDEEMLRPYFKMENVRKGAFDVASKLYGIKFIKRNDIEVYDNDVEVYEVQEADGSLVGILYTDYYPRNGKRAGAWMSYYRGQSNMDGEMIYPLVVNVGNFTKPTSDKPALLSFDDVNTLFHEFGHALNGLFARSTYPGSKRSPVDFVELPSQIMENWASHPDVLKMYARHYQTNEPIPDELIQKIQNSQYFNKGFEQTEYLAASFLDMDWHTLNQPTETDVNKFEEESLNRIGLIPEIASRYQSTNFNHIFGGDGYSAGYYGYSWAAVLDADAFEAFLETDLFNQEVAESFRKNILEKSGSDDPMELYKKFRGREPKVDALLKRLGFKK
- a CDS encoding type II toxin-antitoxin system HicA family toxin, whose translation is MHQGKRQVLVFPNHKEIDKGTLKAIYRQATKYIPESELRGQFYYE